A stretch of Rubinisphaera margarita DNA encodes these proteins:
- a CDS encoding EVE domain-containing protein, translated as MKSEESCYSIDHLAAEKNKTTFWDGIRNYQARNMLRDDIKKGDGVLFYHSNCDPLVIAGTAKVVKEGYADHTAFDPVEKHYDPKSNPDNPTWYMVDIKLVKKFPEPVTRDMLKEDPVTKNMMVLARGSRLSVQPVTEEEWEAVHRLADVKP; from the coding sequence ATGAAATCAGAAGAGAGCTGCTATTCCATTGATCATCTGGCTGCCGAGAAGAACAAGACGACCTTCTGGGACGGCATCCGCAACTATCAGGCCCGGAATATGTTGCGGGACGACATTAAAAAGGGCGATGGTGTCCTGTTCTACCACAGCAACTGCGATCCGCTCGTCATCGCCGGCACGGCCAAAGTGGTGAAGGAAGGCTACGCCGATCACACCGCGTTCGATCCGGTCGAGAAGCACTACGATCCCAAGAGCAATCCGGACAACCCGACCTGGTACATGGTCGATATCAAACTGGTGAAGAAGTTCCCCGAGCCAGTCACGCGCGACATGCTCAAGGAAGATCCGGTCACGAAGAACATGATGGTGCTCGCCCGGGGCTCCCGGCTTTCGGTGCAGCCAGTCACCGAAGAAGAATGGGAAGCAGTTCACCGACTCGCCGACGTCAAACCGTAG
- a CDS encoding DUF2004 domain-containing protein, giving the protein MGQDQAEITRRTAAALDAIQKAFAEGDDAVTLFVSHHLEEIEEAYWQEHAGTPQPTDQQVLDLLVLADHWDEDDEEGIQTFDFTLPADATNYMISVYFTDDGQIESITMES; this is encoded by the coding sequence GTGGGTCAGGATCAAGCGGAAATCACACGGCGAACAGCCGCGGCTTTGGACGCCATCCAGAAGGCGTTCGCTGAGGGCGACGACGCAGTCACCCTCTTCGTTTCTCACCATCTCGAAGAGATTGAAGAGGCTTACTGGCAAGAACACGCCGGGACGCCCCAGCCGACGGATCAGCAGGTGCTTGACCTCCTCGTCCTCGCTGACCACTGGGATGAGGACGACGAGGAAGGAATTCAAACGTTCGACTTCACTCTCCCAGCCGACGCAACCAACTACATGATCTCGGTCTACTTCACCGACGACGGGCAGATCGAGTCCATCACGATGGAAAGTTGA
- a CDS encoding alkaline phosphatase encodes MPRRFSLLLFSLAVLLCSSAAIAQDHVRDLQTKAIEDGQAEFGHWGWEQDNYKLWGTHSNRLIPVYTFGTLNAGPGVDLTSYQGANSPYRNPAAVRQIYGRVPDGTVNPKADYFDQTNIYDIQLAALRAGKKHVFLVVFDGMDWQTTRAASIHKTGKVAYDSGRGSGLHMQDYTAGGNTQFGWMVTSPWADDIKIDVDKQTVAYDVNPNFGGYAAEIAGEFPWSSSTDLQYLVGKAENETFRHAYTDSSSSASSMTAGIKTFNSSVNVDPEGMQVSTIARIAQLRGMKAGAVTSVPISHATPAAAYAHNVARDDYQDLTRDLLGLKSVSHPESTWPGLDVLIGCGYGVERNKDSGQGENFVPGNAYLAEQDLLAIDVRSGGNYVVATRTEGMPGPELLEVKATDAIDQGKRLFGFFGSAKGHLPFQTANGDFTPTVGRSNKKEEYSEGDIKENPTLSDFTRQAIRVLSHEDQPFWLMVEAGDVDWANHDNNIDNSIGAVLSGDAAVKVITDWVEAESNWDESLLIVTADHGHYLVLEQPELLVAPAQK; translated from the coding sequence ATGCCCCGCCGATTCTCGCTGCTGTTGTTCTCACTGGCCGTTCTGCTCTGTTCTTCCGCCGCGATCGCGCAGGATCATGTCCGCGATCTGCAGACGAAAGCCATTGAAGATGGCCAGGCCGAGTTTGGCCACTGGGGGTGGGAACAGGACAACTACAAACTGTGGGGCACCCACTCGAACCGTCTGATTCCGGTCTACACGTTCGGCACGCTCAATGCCGGTCCGGGGGTTGATCTGACGTCTTATCAGGGAGCAAACAGTCCGTATCGGAATCCGGCAGCCGTGCGTCAGATTTACGGCCGGGTTCCCGACGGCACCGTGAACCCCAAAGCCGACTATTTCGATCAGACCAACATTTACGACATTCAGCTCGCCGCGTTGCGAGCCGGGAAGAAGCACGTCTTTCTGGTTGTCTTCGATGGCATGGACTGGCAGACAACCCGAGCCGCCAGCATCCACAAGACCGGGAAAGTCGCCTACGATTCCGGTCGCGGTTCTGGACTGCATATGCAGGACTACACGGCTGGCGGGAACACACAGTTCGGCTGGATGGTCACCTCCCCCTGGGCCGACGACATCAAAATCGATGTCGACAAACAGACCGTCGCCTACGATGTGAACCCCAACTTTGGCGGCTATGCAGCCGAGATCGCTGGCGAGTTTCCGTGGTCCTCCTCGACCGATCTGCAGTACCTCGTCGGCAAAGCGGAGAACGAGACGTTCCGCCACGCCTACACCGACTCCTCCAGCTCGGCCAGTTCGATGACAGCCGGAATCAAGACGTTCAACTCGAGTGTGAACGTCGATCCGGAAGGTATGCAGGTTTCGACGATCGCCCGCATCGCTCAACTGCGAGGCATGAAGGCGGGAGCCGTCACCAGCGTGCCGATCAGCCACGCCACCCCGGCAGCCGCTTACGCTCACAATGTCGCCCGCGATGACTATCAGGATCTGACGCGCGATCTGCTCGGACTCAAATCGGTCAGCCATCCGGAATCGACCTGGCCGGGGCTCGATGTTCTCATCGGGTGCGGCTACGGCGTGGAACGCAACAAGGATTCCGGACAGGGCGAGAACTTCGTCCCCGGCAACGCGTATCTGGCCGAGCAGGATCTGCTGGCGATCGATGTCCGCTCCGGCGGCAACTATGTGGTCGCGACTCGCACCGAAGGCATGCCCGGCCCGGAACTGCTGGAAGTGAAAGCGACCGACGCCATCGATCAAGGCAAGCGCCTCTTCGGTTTCTTCGGCAGCGCCAAGGGCCACCTGCCATTCCAGACCGCCAACGGCGACTTCACTCCAACGGTCGGACGCTCCAACAAGAAAGAGGAGTACTCCGAGGGCGACATCAAAGAGAACCCGACGCTGAGTGACTTCACCCGTCAGGCGATCCGTGTACTTTCGCATGAAGACCAGCCGTTCTGGCTGATGGTCGAAGCCGGCGACGTCGACTGGGCCAACCACGACAACAATATCGACAACTCCATCGGAGCGGTCCTGAGTGGCGATGCAGCCGTGAAGGTGATCACCGACTGGGTCGAAGCCGAAAGCAACTGGGACGAATCGCTCCTGATCGTCACCGCCGACCACGGCCACTACCTCGTCCTTGAGCAGCCCGAACTTCTGGTCGCCCCCGCCCAAAAGTAA
- a CDS encoding arsenate reductase ArsC, translating to MSKRVLILCTGNSCRSQMAEALWQTLGNGEWQAESAGSKPAGYVHPLAVKAMQELDIDISNYESKSLDQFREEPFDLVVTVCDNAQEACPVFPGGGEVFHWPFFDPAHATGSEDEQLVVFRRVRDEIRERIQQYLDNPSTK from the coding sequence ATGAGTAAACGCGTCCTGATTCTCTGCACCGGAAACTCCTGTCGTTCCCAGATGGCCGAAGCTCTCTGGCAGACGCTCGGCAATGGCGAATGGCAGGCCGAGTCGGCCGGGTCGAAGCCCGCCGGCTATGTGCACCCTCTGGCCGTGAAAGCGATGCAGGAACTCGATATCGACATCTCGAACTACGAGAGCAAGTCGCTCGATCAGTTCCGCGAGGAGCCTTTCGATCTCGTTGTCACGGTTTGCGACAACGCCCAGGAAGCCTGTCCGGTCTTCCCCGGTGGCGGCGAAGTCTTTCACTGGCCCTTCTTCGATCCGGCTCACGCCACCGGCAGCGAAGACGAACAGCTGGTGGTCTTCCGCCGCGTCCGCGACGAGATCCGCGAGCGCATTCAACAGTACCTCGATAATCCTTCCACCAAGTGA
- the arsB gene encoding ACR3 family arsenite efflux transporter, giving the protein MSAPCPATEEPAGSMGFFERYLTLWVALCIVAGILLGKFAPGVAQSLDGMALMVNGAPVVSIPIALCLFFMMYPIMVKIDFGEVVRAGKAMKPVGLTLVINWLIKPFTMYAIAAFFLGTLFLGFIGPDAVDHVKLPLGQDLAVGAQYGSGEVVLINGAKMLEVPLWRSYLAGCILLGIAPCTAMVLVWGYLARGNDGHTLVMVAINSLTMLVLYGVLGGFLLGVGKLPVPWEALLLSIAVYVALPLVAGFLSRKWIIAAKGEDWFREKFLHYLTPVTIVALLTTLVLLFSFKGEMILSNPLTILWIAIPLTIQTVLIFAVAYAAALMMGLSYENAAPTAMIGASNHFEVAIATAVMLYGLSSGAALATVVGVLIEVPLMLLLVRVCLRTQNWFTNEREPQPETVTTSPIS; this is encoded by the coding sequence ATGTCCGCTCCCTGTCCCGCCACCGAAGAACCGGCTGGTTCCATGGGTTTCTTTGAACGCTATCTCACACTCTGGGTCGCGCTGTGCATCGTTGCCGGGATTCTGCTCGGCAAGTTCGCCCCCGGCGTCGCGCAGTCACTCGATGGCATGGCGCTAATGGTCAACGGCGCACCGGTCGTCTCGATTCCGATTGCCCTCTGCCTGTTCTTCATGATGTACCCCATCATGGTCAAAATCGATTTTGGCGAAGTGGTCCGAGCCGGCAAGGCGATGAAGCCAGTCGGGCTGACACTCGTTATTAACTGGCTCATCAAGCCGTTCACAATGTATGCGATCGCCGCTTTCTTTCTGGGAACACTGTTTCTTGGATTCATCGGCCCGGACGCCGTCGATCATGTGAAGCTGCCGCTCGGACAGGACCTCGCCGTCGGAGCCCAGTACGGCTCGGGCGAAGTCGTTCTGATTAACGGCGCGAAGATGCTCGAAGTGCCGCTCTGGCGGAGTTATCTCGCCGGCTGCATTCTGCTCGGCATCGCCCCCTGTACCGCGATGGTGCTCGTGTGGGGATACCTCGCTCGCGGCAACGACGGACACACGCTCGTAATGGTTGCCATTAACTCGCTGACGATGCTCGTGCTCTACGGCGTCCTCGGCGGCTTTCTGCTCGGCGTCGGCAAACTCCCCGTGCCGTGGGAGGCGCTGCTGTTGTCGATCGCGGTTTATGTCGCCCTGCCGCTGGTCGCCGGGTTTCTGTCGCGGAAGTGGATCATCGCCGCAAAGGGAGAAGACTGGTTCCGCGAGAAGTTTCTGCATTACCTCACGCCGGTTACGATTGTCGCGCTGCTGACCACACTGGTCCTGCTCTTCTCCTTCAAGGGAGAAATGATTCTCTCCAATCCGCTGACGATCCTCTGGATCGCCATTCCACTGACGATTCAAACCGTGCTCATCTTCGCTGTCGCCTACGCGGCTGCCCTGATGATGGGCCTCAGTTATGAAAACGCCGCTCCGACGGCGATGATTGGCGCCTCGAATCACTTTGAGGTTGCGATCGCGACTGCGGTCATGTTGTATGGACTCTCTTCCGGGGCGGCTCTGGCCACCGTGGTTGGGGTCCTGATTGAAGTCCCGCTGATGCTGCTGCTTGTTCGTGTCTGCCTTCGGACTCAGAACTGGTTCACGAACGAACGCGAGCCGCAACCGGAAACCGTCACCACGTCCCCCATCTCCTGA
- a CDS encoding ArsI/CadI family heavy metal resistance metalloenzyme has translation MTQQSAVDFPGQFRLHIALNVKSVEKSKPFYELLLGTAPSKERPRYAKFEPVDPSVNLTLNEVTEDFAVQGASAHFGIQVKSVAEVHAAKERFEKAGFRTITEEATTCCYAVQDKVWAIDPDGHKWEVFVVLQADAKDELYAQAGCCGPETVSLDSCSTSSPS, from the coding sequence ATGACTCAGCAATCCGCCGTCGATTTTCCCGGTCAGTTCCGTCTCCACATCGCACTCAACGTGAAGAGTGTTGAGAAATCGAAGCCGTTCTACGAACTCCTGCTCGGTACCGCACCGAGCAAAGAACGCCCCCGCTACGCAAAGTTCGAACCGGTTGACCCCTCGGTCAATCTGACGCTGAATGAAGTGACCGAAGACTTTGCCGTCCAAGGCGCGTCGGCTCATTTCGGCATTCAGGTGAAGAGCGTCGCTGAAGTGCACGCGGCGAAGGAGCGATTCGAGAAGGCCGGTTTTCGGACCATCACCGAAGAAGCGACCACCTGTTGTTACGCGGTGCAGGATAAAGTCTGGGCGATCGATCCGGACGGGCACAAGTGGGAAGTCTTTGTCGTTCTGCAGGCTGACGCCAAAGACGAGCTGTATGCTCAGGCGGGCTGCTGTGGTCCGGAGACCGTTTCGCTCGACAGCTGTTCCACGTCGTCCCCTTCCTGA